One Xyrauchen texanus isolate HMW12.3.18 chromosome 46, RBS_HiC_50CHRs, whole genome shotgun sequence DNA segment encodes these proteins:
- the LOC127638517 gene encoding kxDL motif-containing protein 1-like, with amino-acid sequence MEPTASGIFCNRMLSMVNSEDVNAIIQAQRHMLDRFEKTNEMLINFNGLSNVRLQQMNEHFLTHTRTLIEMKKDLDSIFRRIRTLKGKIAKQYPEAFSNINECSNLEGDDDEFDSIPPSVATTATSERSTESCDTSPDLISPTISCCSEDPSQENIGTPTSDSPEQAVLQDEGPDSAPL; translated from the exons ATGGAGCCAACGGCCTCTGGGATATTTTGCAACAGGATGCTTAGCATGGTGAACTCTGAGGATGTGAACGCGATCATTCAAGCTCAGAGACACAT GTTGGACCGGTTTGAGAAGACCAATGAGATGCTGATCAACTTTAACGGGCTGTCCAATGTGCGCTTACAACAGATGAATGAACACTTTCTAACGCACACACGTACATTAATTGAGATGAAGAAAGACTTGGACAGCATCTTTAGACGAATAAG GACTTTAAAAGGAAAGATTGCAAAACAATATCCAGAAGCCTTTAGCA ACATCAATGAGTGTTCCAACTTGGAGGGTGATGATGATGAGTTTGACTCCATCCCTCCCAGTGTGGCTACCACCGCAACATCAGAACGGAGCACTGAGTCATGTGATACAAGCCCTGATTTAATATCTCCCACCATTAGCTGCTGCTCTGAAGACCCCTCTCAGGAGAACATCGGCACACCAACCTCCGACAGTCCAGAACAGGCTGTATTACAGGACGAGGGTCCAGATTCAGCACCGCTCTAG